In the genome of bacterium SCSIO 12827, the window GCACGAACAGGTGCAGATTTGGATGGTCGTGTCGCCATCGATTGGGGAGTCTACGGCGTGCCGGAAACGTTCATCGTCTCCGCCGATGGACGCGTCGCCTACAAGCACGTGGGCGCCGTAACGCGGGAAATCGTGGGCGAAACGCTCTTGCCGATCATCGACCACCTTCGTCGAAAAACCGAAGGAGAGAAACCATGACCGGGATGACACGCCGCCATACCATCGCCCTGATGGCGGCAGCGCCCTTGGTGTTGCCTTCTTTCGACGCGGGTGCCGCGGGAACGGCGAAGGCCTTTACCTTGCACGATACACCATTGCCAATGCCGGAGGTCGCGTTCGTGTATGAAGACGGCCGGCCCGGGTCTCTCGCGGACTTCCGGGGGAAACATGTGCTGTTGAATGTCTGGGCAACGTGGTGTCCACCTTGCCGCGAGGAGATGCCGACGCTTGACCGCCTGCAGGATCTTCTCGGCGGCGAGGACTTTCATGTCTTGCCGCTTTCGATCGATCGGGCAGGCGTGAAGGTCGTACAGGATTTCTATGCCAAGACCGGCATCAAGCACCTGGAAATCTACATGGATGAGAAAGCGCAGGTCATGCACAGGCTGAAGCTGGGCGGCCTGCCGACGACCTTCCTGATCGGCCCAAATGGAGAGCAATTGGGTGTGCTGGTCGGTCCCGCGGAATGGGATGCGCCGGCGTTGATCGCCCTGTTTCGGGACCAGATAGCAATATCAAAGAGAGAACGGAGATAGAGAAATGAAGGAAGGTCAACAAACATCCCCCGCGGTTTCAACCGCACAACATGCCGTCAACAAGATCTGGCCATTCGTCACAGGGCGCCGTGGCTGGATTTTACTCGGCCTCGCCGCTATTGGCGGCGGCCTGACGATGAACTGGGAAACGGTGGTCGCGCTGGGCCTGGCGCCGCTGCTGCTTGGTGTTCTTCCCTGCGTCGTCATGTGTGCGCTTGGCATGTGCATGAGCGGGGGAGGTGGCGGAAAATGCTCGTCGACGGCTGACGACAAGGGAAAGCCAGACGATGTCTGACGCTTCGACCGATGTGCCGAAAAGAGGCCAACATCTCAGGATCGTGCGGCGAGTGGCATGGGGAGTTGTCGTAGTCGCGGCGATATCGGTGGCAGGTGTTGCCGGTTGGCGAACGTTCATGCCGGAACCGTCTTTGCCCACGGCGCGGCAACTCGGCCAGGCCATGATCAAAAGCAAGTTCACGCTGACCGACCATCGCGGCCGTATAGTCACAGAAAAGAACTTCAAGGGACAATGGCAGCTCGTGTTCTTTGGTTTCACATTTTGTCCTGACGTATGTCCGACCACTCTTTCGGTTATGGCCCAGGTTCTGGATCTCCTGGAAGATGACGCGAAAAGTTTGGCCCCGCTGTTCATCACCGTCGATCCGGAACGCGATACGCCCGAGGTGATGGCTGAATACGTAGAGGCTTTTCATCCAAGGATCGTTGGTCTTACCGGCACGCCTGAACAGATCAAGCAGGCGGCGAAGTCATTCCGGGTCTTCTACGGGAAAACCGAGAAAGCGGACGCGCCGGGCGGTTATGTCAT includes:
- a CDS encoding TlpA family protein disulfide reductase, producing MTRRHTIALMAAAPLVLPSFDAGAAGTAKAFTLHDTPLPMPEVAFVYEDGRPGSLADFRGKHVLLNVWATWCPPCREEMPTLDRLQDLLGGEDFHVLPLSIDRAGVKVVQDFYAKTGIKHLEIYMDEKAQVMHRLKLGGLPTTFLIGPNGEQLGVLVGPAEWDAPALIALFRDQIAISKRERR
- a CDS encoding SCO family protein; amino-acid sequence: MPEPSLPTARQLGQAMIKSKFTLTDHRGRIVTEKNFKGQWQLVFFGFTFCPDVCPTTLSVMAQVLDLLEDDAKSLAPLFITVDPERDTPEVMAEYVEAFHPRIVGLTGTPEQIKQAAKSFRVFYGKTEKADAPGGYVMGHSGYMYLMTPEGTYDAVFSENLHPPEKISEEIRQRLRNERTQQ